TGAGGCCAGCTGGGAGGTGCTGGCCCTTTTAAGGGACTGTTGAGACAACCGACTGGCTAGATTTCCTTCACACAGTTGAGACATGGGACCTCTGATAACTCTTCAATTATATTGTTGGCATTTTCCTGTGTTGAATGTAAAGGCAGCTGTTAGCTGATAATTGTTTGACTCAAAaccatctgtctctccctcagcTATCGCTACTGCAAGAACAAGCCCTACCCCAAGTCCCGCTTCTGTCGCGGTGTTCCTGGTAACCCCTTTTTCCATTATTTCACTTACACCTCTCTCCTAGGTTATTCCCCAGTACCCACTCAAACAGGAAGTTAACAGTGAGGGGTatagcatatcccaatttaggtcaccaagcagtatgaactatggtgtccagggcacagctgaggGGTGTGCCGACATGACCATACTCTTAACCGGATCTGATGGTTGGATCGGATGATACTCGTGATCGGGGGgaaaaatgtaatattttaaTATGCTTAAGTAGATGTTGGCAAAATAACCCAAACCATCTCTAGACCAAACAAGCGGCAGGTTAGGAGCTGCAGAGGGACGTCTGCCCTGCCAACTTGCAGCGGGCAGACAAGGCAGAATGGGTTTCTTTTTTTCTGCCCTGCTTGTTAGATATTTTACACATTGAAAACTTGATAACGAACGTCCTCGCCGtgtgatttatcatagtagcaggaGCATTAAACGTCCTCGCCGTGTcatttatcatagtagcaggaGCATTAAACGTCCTCGCCGTGTcatttatcatagtagcaggaGCATTAAACGTCCTCACCGtgtgatttatcatagtagcaggaGCATTAAACATCCTCGCCGtgtgatttatcatagtagcaggaGCATTAAACATCCTCGCCGtgtgatttatcatagtagcaggaGCATTAAACGTCCTCGCCGtgtgatttatcatagtagcaggaGCATTAAACGTCCTCGCCGtgtgatttatcatagtagcaggcaGCAGCAATCTAAATGATCAGACTGAAAACATGCGAGGAAAAGTGATATGAAGTGAATGGATTGAGAAATACAGCATCACTCTAGccaatcagagcagcaggatcaacgtacagcccgcccttctctttacagacaggcaaactagccagttgagttatttaTACAACGCATATGACTGACAGACCGTACAGTATGGTTTAGACACTGTTACTGACTGACATGAGAAAGATGCTTGCTGGCTCCCGACAATAACCTTTTCTATGGTCAAGGATAATTACAAAAAATATTGCCCATATGTTACAATACTTGTTTTGTCCGACTACTCAGCACGCTCATAACTGTGTTCTTAACTGCAGCTCATGAAGCTAACCAGTCTCGCTGCAGTGCGTTTCTGGTGTTCAATGGCTGCAGACAGTGACTCTGTGGTTGTGTATGAGGCCAGCTGGGAGGTGCTGGCCCCTTTAAGGGACCGCTGAGACAAAATGTGACCTGTTTATACTGAACTACAGAGGGAGTAGCTAATTGGCTGTTTTATGTCTGCTTGGTATCTTAAAGAAATGCCATTCAGACCCATGTCAACTGTTCCCTGTATGTATTGTAAACCTTGCCCCCTCCTGTATGTATTGTAAACTCTGCTTTCTCTGTAGATCCTAAGATCAGGATCTTTGACCTGGGCAGGAAGAAGGCCAGGGTGGATGAGTTCCCTCTGTGTGGTCACATGGTCTCTGACGAGTACGAGCAGCTGTCCTCTGAAGGTGAGGGCAGACATCATCTTTGGGGAGACGCACGCAATCACACTGTCAGGCACATAATCAGACTCATGTTGTTTTCTGTAAGGAAAAGTCAGATCTAATCTCACATTCATCTACtttctaaatctctctctctcctgtagctctgGAGGCAGCCCGTATCTGTGCCAACAAATACATGGTGAAGACTTGTGGAAAGGACGGCTTCCACATCCGGGTCCGCCTGCACCCCTTCCATGTCATCCGTATCAACAAGATGTTGTCCTGCGCTGGGGCTGATAGGTACGAGACACATACACCCTCAAGCGCTCATCTAAAACTCTTTCACACAAACACCTGCAGCTCATGAAGCTAACCAGTCTCGCTGCAGTGCGTTTCTGGTGTTCAATGGCTGCAGACAGTGACTCTGTGGTTGTGTATGAGGCCAGCTGGGAGGTGCTGGCCCCTTTAAGGGACCGCTGAGACAACTCTTTACACCTAGTGCTGCTGCTGTGAGACCTGGGCTGGGGATTGTAGACCTGTGAGACTAAAGCCAGGCGGCTGGCTAGATACTGCTCTGCCTCGGTCAGCTGTTACGGGCAGGCTGGCTAGATACTGCTCTGCCTCGGTCAGCTGTTACGGGCAGGCTGGCTAGATACTGCTCTACCTCGGTCAGCTGTTACGGGCAGGCAGGCTGGATACTGCTCTGCCTCGGTCAGCTGTTACGGGCAGGCTGGTGCTACAACATGCCAATGCCCTGCCCAGACGGTCTCTGGTCAAAGGCACTGATGCTGTGTGTTGGTGAACATGACCTTGGAGGTATTTACTGTAAATccagaatgtattaaaaatgaccCTCAGTCTGGTTCCTCTCCACGTTTCTTCCTGCTATAGTTTCCCTGGCTCTGGTCTCTGCCCAGGCCACTGGAGAGCGCTCTGGCCCCCGGGCCACTGGAGAGCGCTCTGGCCCCCGGGCCACTGGAGAGCGCTCTGGCCCCCGGGCCACTGGAGAGCGCTCTGGCCCCCGGGCCACTGGAGAGCGCTCTGGCCCCCGGGCCACTGGAGAGCGCTCTGGCCCCCGGGCCACTGGAGAGCGCTCTGGCCCCCGGGCCACTGGAGAGCGCTCTGGCCCCCGGGCCACTGGAGAGCGCTCTGGCCCCCGGGCCACTGGAGAGCGCTCTGGCCCCGGGCCACTGGAGAGCGCTCTGGCCCCGGGCCACTGGAGAGCGCTCTGGCCCCCGGGCCACTGGAGAGCGCTCTGGCCCCCGGGCCACTGGAGAGCGCTCTTGGCCCCCGGGCCACTGGAGAGCGCTCTTGGCCCCCGGGCCACTGGAGAGCGCTCTGGGCCCCCGGGCCACTGGAGAGCGCTCTGGGCCCCCGGGCCACTGGAGAGCGCTCTGGGCCCCCGGGCCACTGGAGAGCGCTCTGGGCCCCCGGGCCACTGGAGAGCGCTCTGGGCCACTGGAGAGCCCTCTGGCCCCAGGCTTATGACTACTAATGTGAAAAGGGCTTTAGAATATTTATTCAttgtcagtaatgtgttgtgcCTGTAATACTAATTAAATATGGTTTGACCTGTGTGTTTCTAGGCTCCAGACGGGGATGCGTGGTGCGTTCGGTAAACCTCTGGGCACCGTGGCCCGTGTTAGAATCGGTCAGGTGATCATGTCTGTCCGCACCAAGGCCAGCAACAAGGAGCACATTATAGAGGCTCTCCGCAGAGCCAAGTTCAAGTTCCCCGGACGCCAGAAGGTAACATgcacacaaaatatacatttGAAATGCAGAAACTCGATTGAGTACCTACACACTGGGATAACTGGTGTTAATCATTGTGTGAATGTATTAAGATGAACTTTGAGAGTCTTAAACACTCATTGTGAGCTGTTAGAAACACCTGCAGCTCATGAAGCTAACCAGTCTCGCTGCAGTGCGTTTCTGGTGTTCAATGGCTGCAGACAGTGACTCTGTGGTTGTGTATGAGGCCAGCTGAGAGGTGCTGGCCCCTTTAAGGGACCGCTGAGACAAAAGACTGGCTAGATTACCTTCACACACTGAGAAACATGGCTGCCTCTGGATGACCTCtgatccctctccctcccagatcCACATGTCTAAGAAGTATGGCTTCACTAAGTTCAACGCGGTGGACTTTGATCAAATGATGGCTGAGAAGCGTGTGATTCCTGATGGCTGTGGGGTGAAGTACATCCCCTCGACTGGCCCCCTGGCTCGCTGGAAGAAGATTCACGCCACCTAGACACCCAACTACAGACTGTCTGGAGATCAGAGACATGGTGGAAGAACTAGCCAATAAAAGTATCATTGAATATAAAACTGACCTGAGTTGTCTTTCAATATTCTGATCTTCACTACTGATTTCAGATGACTTGGGGAAGGTTATGTGAAACGACTATGAAAGCGGGTCCTGTACAATGTCAGATTAGTTAAGTACTAGTATCTAAAATAGAATGGACACCTTTACGTTTCTGTGAGGTAATAGAATGGACACCTTTACGTTTCTGTGAGGTAATAGAATGGACACCTTTACGTTTCTGTGAGGTAATAGAACGGACACCTTTACGTTTCTGTGAGGTAATAGAACGGACACCTTTACGTTTCTGTGAGGTAATAGAATGGACACCTTTACGTTTCTGTGAGGTAATAGAACGGACACCTTTACGTTTCTGTGAAACAGGTGCATATTATTATGTCAGCGTTTCTAAAGCACTCCTCACCAGAGGCTCTAGTTGACATCTAATCTGTTTATGTAGGTTCTGTTAGTCAACAGTGACCTGCTGGTGTAACGGCATTTTAAGTGACTAATAGTGTTTCACAAACGAGGGGTTGCCTGATTTTGAAAATGGTTGAGAAACTGAAATAAAATTGCACTTAGTTCATTTTACAAatgatctttgaaagacagggtcctgaaaagggggagtttatgaccCCCATCACTGAAAGATGACTCTCAGGACACTGGTCTTGTCTCCTCTACAGGGATTATtacattatatttacatttagcagacgctcttatccagagcgacttacagttagtgaatacatatttttttatactggccccccgtgggaatcgaacccacaaccctggcgttgcaaacgccatgctctatcaactgagctacatccctgccggccattccctcccctaccctggacgacactgggccaattgtgcgccgcccatgagtctcccggtcgcggccggctgcgacagcctagattcgaaccaggatctctagtggcacagttagcactgcgccactcaggagacaaaatCAAGCTGTGCAGAACTCAGGAGGGGGGGAGAACATGATCTCTTCTGCACAGAAGATCATACAAAATGATtgaacttcccaatacctttctgatgcacTTCAAAGCACTTCCTTCAGCTTGAAATAGTGTCAAAAGTACTGTCACAGCCAAACTTAAAAATAAACATTGGCCGTTGATTACATCACCTTTTTCACATGGGGTCACACATACATAATCTAAATGGGGTAACAGGCcaataaaggttgggaacccctGGACTAatatcaccaggaattcagctaaTTAGTTTAATTCAGGGCATCTTTTCCCAAGTTCCCACAAATGGAGATGTGATCTTTaataatcaaggtatgaaatgattatattaatctctttttgggcttagttgtagtcaatttgcagtgtacaaattattcaACCAGACCGCCACCCACCTGCCCTTCATCCACCAGACCGCCACCCACCTGCCCTTCATCCACCAGACCGCCACCCACCTGCCCTTCATCCACCAGACCGCCACCCACCTGCCCTTCATCCACCAGACCGCCACCCACCTGCCCTTCATCCACCAGCCCTTCATCCACCAGACCGCCACCCACCTGCCCTTCATCCACCAGACCGCCACCCACCTGCCCTTCATCCACCAGACCGCCACCCACCAGCCCTTCATCCACCAGACCGCCACCCACCTGCCCTTCATCCACCAGCCCTTCATCCACCAGACCGCCACCCACCTGCCCTTCATCCACCAGACCGCCACCCACCTGCCCTTCATCCACACTATATTTCATGACCCTTTACCCACCTTCTCTGCGGATATGACTACGGGTTATGAATCAACCCGCACATCACTGAGGCCCAGAATATCTCCACCCAACTGCACACGATAAAGAACCCGTTACAGAATTAGGTTGTGCATCCTGCTGTAAATAATTATCAAGACTTCCAGTGGTGTCAGGTTACATACTGGCTGGTGCTGGTCCATCAGTTCACCTCCAGTGGTGTCAGGTTACATACCGACTGGTGCTGGTCCACTGTCCATCAGTTCACCTCCAGTGGTGTCAGGTTACATACTGACTGGTGCTGGTCCATCAGTTCACCTCCAGTGGTGTCAGGTTACATACTGGCTGGTCCACTGTCCATCAGTTCACCTCCAGTGGTGTCAGGTTACATACTGGCTGGTGCTGGTCCATCAGTTCACCTCCAGTGGTGTCAGGTTACATACCAACTGGTGCTGGTCCATCAGTTCACCTCCAGTGGTGTCAGGTTACATACCGACTGGTGCTGGTCCACTGTCCATCAGTTCACCTCCAGTGGTGTCAGGTTACATACCGACTGGTGCTGGTCCATCAGTTTACATACTGACTGGTGCTGGTCCATCAGTTCACTTCCAGTGGTGTCAGGTTACATACTGACTGGTGCTGGTCCATCAGTTCACTTCCAGTGGTGTCAGGTTACATACTGACTGGTGCTGGTCCACTGTCCATCAGTTCACCTCCAGTGGTGTCAGGTTACATACTGACTGGTGCTGGTCCATCAGTTCACCTCCAGTGGTGTCAGGTTACATACTGACTGGTGCTGGTCCATCAGTTCACCTCCAGTGGTGTCAGGTTACATACTGGCTGGTCCACTGTCCATCAGTTCACCTCCAGTGGTGTCAGGTTACATACTGACTGGTGCTGGTCCATCAGTTCACCTCCAGTGGTGTCAGGTTACATACTGACTGGTGCTGGTCCATCAGTTCACCTCCAGTGGTGTCAGGTTACATACTGGCTGGTCCACTGTCCATCAGTTCACCTCCAGTGGTGTCAGGTTACATACTGACTGGTGCTGGTCCATCAGTTCACCTCCAGTGGTGTCAGGTTACATACCGACTGGTGCTGGTCCACTGTCCATCAGTTCACCTCCAGTGGTGTCAGGTTACATACTGACTGGTGCTGGTCCACTGTCCATCAGTTCACCTCCAGTGGTGTCAGGTTACATACCGACTGGTGCTGGTCCACTGTCCATCAGTTCTCCTCCAGTGGTGTCAGGTTACATACTGACTGGTGCTGGTCCACTGTCCATCAGTTCTCTTCCAGTGGTGTCAGGTTACATACTGACTGGTGCTGGTCCATCAGTTCACCTCCAGTGGTGTCAGGTTACATACTGGCTGGTGCTGGTCCACTGTCCATCAGTTCACCTCCAGTGGTGTCAGGTTACATACTGGCTGGTCCACTGTCCATCAGTTCACCTCCAGTGGTGTCAGGTTACATACTGACTGGTGCTGGTCCATCAGTTCTCCTCCAGTGGTGTCAGGTTACATACTGGCTGGTGCTGGTCCATCAGTTCACCTCCAGTGGTGTCAGGTTACATACTGGCTGGTGCTGGTCCATCAGTTCACCTCCAGTGGTGTCAGGTTACATACTGATTGGTGCTGGTCCATCAGTTCACCTCCAGTGGTGTCAGGTTACATACTGGCTGGTCCACTGTCCATCAGTTCACCTCAGCTTATAAGAGAATGGAGTTTGACATTGCAGCCCTGAGGCACTCCACCTAACACGACTACAGGGTATGATTAGAGGTTTGTCGGAGATTTACAGTTGATCTTTTCATAACTGATTATGAGCAGATAATAAACACAAGGAAACGGTTTGAACATCAGAACCTCAGAACATCAGAACATCAGAACAGCC
This portion of the Coregonus clupeaformis isolate EN_2021a chromosome 24, ASM2061545v1, whole genome shotgun sequence genome encodes:
- the rpl10 gene encoding 60S ribosomal protein L10; the protein is MGRRPARCYRYCKNKPYPKSRFCRGVPDPKIRIFDLGRKKARVDEFPLCGHMVSDEYEQLSSEALEAARICANKYMVKTCGKDGFHIRVRLHPFHVIRINKMLSCAGADRLQTGMRGAFGKPLGTVARVRIGQVIMSVRTKASNKEHIIEALRRAKFKFPGRQKIHMSKKYGFTKFNAVDFDQMMAEKRVIPDGCGVKYIPSTGPLARWKKIHAT